A region of Sphingobium baderi DNA encodes the following proteins:
- a CDS encoding DUF2061 domain-containing protein codes for MPLDLIKTATYLSIHLTIGFSVAYVLTGSAALAGGIALIEPMVNAVAFFFHERAWKRIMARPPRGAGREWMRGRASFA; via the coding sequence ATGCCGCTCGACCTCATCAAGACCGCCACCTATTTGTCCATTCACCTGACCATCGGCTTTTCCGTGGCTTATGTGCTGACCGGATCGGCCGCCCTGGCGGGCGGCATCGCACTGATCGAGCCGATGGTGAATGCCGTCGCGTTCTTCTTCCACGAACGCGCGTGGAAACGGATCATGGCCCGCCCGCCGCGCGGGGCTGGGCGCGAATGGATGCGCGGACGGGCGAGCTTCGCGTGA